The nucleotide window ATGCACGATTTATATTTAAAGGAAGAAGCTTATACAATTGTTGGTCTTTGTATGGAGGTTCATAAAATTCTTGGAAAAGGACATAGTGAAAAAGTTTATGGAGATGCTTTAGAATATGAGTTTAAGAAAAATAATATTCCTTATTCCAGAGAATCAAAATTCAACATCGAATATAAAGAGATTATTTTACCAACCTATTATTTTGCAGATTTTGTGATTTTTGATGAAATTATTTTAGAAATAAAAGCAATCCAAGAACTTTCAAACAGTGAAATAAAACAAACATTAAATTATCTTGCTGCATCACAAAACCGACTAGGATTACTAGTTAATTTTGGAGAGGACAGCCTAAAATACAAAAGAATAATTCTTTAACCATAATATTCGTGAAATTCTTTTTTTACACACTTTTAATTCGTGTAAATTCGTGTTTAAATTTTTATCAAATGAAATCTGCTTTTAAAAAAATTCTTAATATCGTTCCTCGTCCATTATTAATAAGACTGAGTTATGTTGTTCGTCCATTTATTGCTTTTTCATTAAAGGGAGACAAGTACACTGACCCAATCGACGGAAGAAGTTTCAAATCATTCCTGCCTTATGGATACGAAACACAGCGTAACAATGTGCTTTCACCCAGCACGCTTTCGTTAGAGAGACACCGTTTGCTTTGGTTATATCTAAACGAACAAACTGACTTTTTTCAATCTGAACTAGATTCAGATTCTTCTATCACTAAGACTAAACAAATTAAATTAAGAGATGCTGAAAATTCAGCATTAAAAGTATTACATTTTGCACCGGAACAGGCTTTTTATAAAATGTTTCGCAAACAAAAAAACCTTGATTACACCACAACCGATTTATTTTCACCTTTGGCGGATATAAAAGCTGACATCTGTAATTTGCCTTTTCAGGACAACCAATATGACGTAATCCTTTGCAACCACGTATTGGAACACATTCCTGATGATACCAAAGCCATGCAGGAATTGTACCGCGTTTTGAAACCGGGCGGAATGGCAATTTTACAAATTCCACAAGATTTATCAAGAGCCATAACCTTTGCCGATGATACCATTACCGACCAAAAAGAGCGCGCCAAAATATTTGGGCAGTACGACCACGTACGCATTTATGGCCGCGATTATTTTGACAAATTAAGAAGCATAGGTTTTACCGTTGTCGAAGAAGATTACACCAACAAAATTGCTCCCGAATTGGTGGAAAAATATTGTTTGGCAAAAGGCGAAATTATTCCCGTTTGCTTCAAGTAAAAAACACTGTAACTAATAAAAATAGCCACAGATTCACAGATTTCCATAGATTTCTTTGTTTGTATGTTTTTTAATCTGTGAATCTGTGGCTACAAAACTTTAGCCAACCGTTTTATTTAAAATAACCGCTTTTGAAAACCGAAGCCTCATTTCTGTTTTGTTTTGATGTTAGTTTTGAAAAAAAACTGAACAGCCCTATTCCAACGGCATATATCATTGAACAAACCAACGAGATAAATTATTTAGATAAAAAAGCAAGCCCCGAAGTCTTAGAAAGTTTCGGAGTTATTTTTGACAATTTAGACAACAACACCAAAAAATCGCTGACTATTTGCGAAGATTTAAAACCCGAAAAGGTCTTTAAAAAATTCAGCAAAAACAGTAAATCAGCCAAGACCATTGATGATTTGCTCAAAGATTCCAAATTGGCTTTTGGCATTAGCCAATTCATCAAAACCAACTTGGGTCAATTCTACACTTTGGTAAAACAAGAAAATTATCCGCTGTCACTGAATCTAAATCCTGAAAAAGATTTCAGAAAAAGCAGGATTACAATCGATCATTCGGCATTGGAAACCCAACTCCATTTTGACAAACACGAAAATGGAATCACCTATACATTGGCACTAAAAGAAAACGAAACTGCTTTTTATCCATCAGATGTTGCTATCGAAATACTTTTGGACGAGCCCAGTTGGATTGTTTTAAACAAAAAGCTTTTTCATTTGCAACATATAAATTCCAAAAAAATCACTCCTTTTTTGACGAAAAAATCAATTGAGATTCCTTCAAAATTGGTTCCTGACTATTTTGAAAAATTCATCAAAGACATTGCAAAAAAAGCAAATATTACCGGAACGGGATTTGAAATTGAAACCCGAAACGAAATAATTTCCTGTGCGATTCATCCGGTTTTGGATTTTTTCAAAAACAGCTATTTTCTCAATTTAGTTTTTGATTATAATGAATATTCATTTGAACTAAATTCAAACAAAAAAACCAATTCTTCGATTGATTTAAGTGATTTGGACAACATCAAACTTATTCAATTCAAAAGATCTGAAACAGAATCTTCATTTGCAGATAAATTAATAGAATTGGGTTTGTCCAAAACCGAAAATGGCTTTTTTGGGCTTTCACCAAAAACTGAAAAACAAGATCCCTACGCAAGCATACAATGGGCAATAGAAAACCAGGAAACACTTGAAACCAATGGTTTTTCGATTAAAGATTTAAAAATCGACAGTAAGAAAATTGATACCCACAAAGTAAGCATTCAATTTTCGAACGAAATCAAAAGCGATTGGTTTGACATCAAAATGAAGGTTGTTTGCGAAGTATTCGAATTCAATTTCTCAGAAATAGTTCCAAACATAAAAAACCGAAACCGCCTTTTTCTTCTACCAAACGGCAATTATTTCCTGATTCCACTAGAATGGATGACGCTTTACGGCCCGATGGTAAAATTCGCAAAAATCCAAAACGGAAACCTTAGTTTACCCAAAAGCAATTTCGCGGTTTTGGAAAACATTCCCGAACTGAAAGATTCTGCAGGTTTACAGAGTGACATTGAATACCAAGCTTCGCCTTTGGTAAAAGCAACATTACGACCGTATCAAATCGACGGAGTCAAATGGCTTTTGGAACATTACAATAACGGCCTTGGTGCTTGCCTTGCCGACGATATGGGATTAGGTAAAACATTACAGACCCTAACCACACTAGTCGCCGTACAGGAACAATTGGATTTTGAAAGAGCCGAAAATATTCAGCTAGATTTATTTGGAAACGAAATTCCAATGGCAAAGGAATACCTAAAAGCATTGATTGTTTTACCATCTTCCTTAGTTTTTAATTGGTACACCGAAGCCCGAAAATTCACTCCGCATTTCCGCAGGGTGCAATACATTGGCAACGACCGAAAAATACTTTCGAAAAAACTCGAAAAATATGACTTGATTTTCACGAGTTACGCTATCGTTTCCAGAGACATTTCGATTTTAGAAAAATACAATTTCAGATATTTGATTTTGGACGAAAGCCAATACATCAAAAACAAAAACTCCAAAATTTTCAAGGCGATTAATCAGATAAAAGCGAGTTCCAAAATTTCGCTGAGCGGAACACCGATAGAGAATTCGCTCGATGATTTATGGTCGCAAATGCAGTTTATCAATCCGAATATATTGGGAAGTTATTCTTTCTTTGCCGAAAATTACAAACTTCCAATCGAGAAAAAACAGGACGAAAACAGCCTTCAGGAACTGAAAAACCTCATCGCCCCTTTTATTTTGCGACGCACCAAAGAACAGGTTTTAAAAGACTTACCGGAACTGTCCGAACAGATTTTTTATTGTGAAATGGAACAGGAACAGGAAAAACTGTACGAAGAGGAAAAATCGAAAGCACGCAATTCGCTTTTGAAAACCGATGGAGATAAAGCTGACAAAATCAGTATCATCAACACCTTGATGCGCTTGAGACAATTGAGCAATCACCCGAAAATGATCGATTCCAAATCCGAAATAGATTCGGGAAAATACATTGCTGTGACCCAATATTTAGAAACCTTGGTACAGTCTAACCAAAAAACGATTGTTTTCAGTTCGTTTGTGTCCAACTTGGATTTCTACAAAACGTGGTGCAAAGAAAACAAGATCGATTTTTGCGAACTCACCGGCGAAACCCCTTTGAAGGAACGGGAATATCAAGTCAACCGTTTTCAGCAACAGGAAAAACCGTTATTGTTTTTCATCTCCCTGAAAGCCGGTGGCGTAGGTCTCAACATCACCAAGGCTTCCTACGTGGTTTTTCTCGATCCGTGGTGGAATCCCTTTTCGGAAAAACAGGGAATCGGCCGAGCTCACCGCATTGGACAAATGAATAAGGTAAATGTCGTTCGGTTTATCTCCAAAAACACTGTCGAAGAAAAAATCATCCGCCTGCAGGAAAGCAAAAAGCTTTTATCCGATTCGCTTTTGGACGAAAATTTCATCAACACCGAAATTGAGGAGAATCTAGATTTTATATTGGAATAATCAAGAGCGAAAGATAAGGCATCCCGGCAGGCATCATTCCCGCCATCCGTTGCAATCTTGTGACCTGAACCCCAGTCCACAAGGATTTTCACTTCTGCCGGGGCTAAAGAGCCAAGACTTGAGAATTTTTGGAAGTATTTTTTAGACCTAACAAGTTTTAAAAACCTTTTAAGTTTTCTTTAATTCGTATATTTACAGCACTTCAATAAAAAGCCAATAATGAAAACAATAGCCGTTTTACTACTTTCTTTCTTTTGTCTAAGTCTAACTGCCCAAGTACAAACTGAAATAGCACCTCCTTACAACATCAAAACGGCTTCTTTTGTTCAAAACAATCTAAACGTAGTTCCCATATTCAAATTGGGAGATGAATTTAGTTTTGAATTTGATGATCTGTTTGGCAATGAAGCCGACTATTATTACGAAATAACTCATTGTGATTACAACTGGATTCCAACGGACATCCCAAAAAGCGAATATCTGTCTGGTTTTGACAATCAAAAAATTCAGGAGACTGTCAATTCTTTCAACACATTACAGATTTTTACCCATTATAAATTATCACTACCAAACAATTACTCCAGAATACTCTTAAGTGGTAATTATGTACTCACTATTTTAAACTCTGACAAAGAAGTGGTGATGAAACGATATTTTGTTTTATATGAAGAGATTGTTTCTGTCTCATTAAAAATCAAAAGAGCACGAACCGTCAAAGACATTTACACTAAGCACGATCTAGAATTTGAAGTCAAAGCCGATGATCAAATACTTTTTCAAAACCCGATGCAAAACCTAAAAGTACTTTTGCTTCAAAACGGAAAATTCTGTACAGCCATAAAAAATGTTCCTCCGCAATATACAGTCGCAAACAGTTTTGTTTACAAATACGATCAGGAAACCCAATTTTGGGCGGGTAACGAATTTTTGAACTTCGATTCCAAAGACATCAAAAATGCTAACAACTATATAAGTTTTGTGAACTCGGACAATGGTATTTACAACACCCATTTGTACACCAACGATGATAAAGCCAATTTTCCGTACACTAACTACTCGGACGTCAATGGTAATTTTACAATCCGAAAATTTGATGCCGAGAACAACACTATCGAATCGGACTATTCCTGGGTATATTTCACGCTTTCATCTCCTCTGGCCAACCCAAGCTCCTCTATTTATGTAGTTGGAATGTTCAATAATTACAGCAATACTCCAGAATTTAAAATGGATTTCAACACCAAAACAGGTTATTATGAAAAAGCTATTTTAATCAAACAAGGATTTACAAACTACCAATATCTAACAGTTAACGCGAAAGGAATTATCGATCAGGAACATGCTGTAAACGGAAATTTTTACCAAACTGAAAATGAGTATACCGTTTTAGTTTACTATAAAGGAAGTGCCGATCGATACCAAAAAGTTATTGGAAGAGGAACAGCTAATTCATTAAATGTAACGAATTAGAAAACTTTAATTTTTTTTTAAATAAATTATTCAATTTTTTTGTAGATTTGTCCACATACAGCACTTAATCCGCTCATTAGCATGGTTTCGCAAATAACAAGAGGCATTAAAATTTCGGTATTGACTAGTTTTGAGGGAACGTACTTCAAAAACTACAAGATTCATTTTGCCTTTAGTTATGAAATTACAATTGAAAACCATAGTAAAGATTCTGTTCAGCTAACTTCACGCCATTGGGAAATCCACGATTCCTTAAATGATATAGAATTTGTGGACGGAGAAGGCGTTATTGGCAAAAAACCAGTTTTGAAACCAGGTGAACAACACACTTACAGCTCAGGGTGTCTGTTATCTTCTCCTTATGGAGCTATGAAAGGTTATTTCAATATGATTAACTTTACTTCGACCAAATCTTTCAGGGTTATTGTTCCAACTTTTAGACTGTGTGCTCCCTTTGCATTGAATTAATCTGATTTTTATTGTGATATTTTTGTCATAATTTTAATTTTTCCTTTGTACTTTTGCGTCAAATTACATAATTGCTTACTATTCAAATTATTTAAAGACATGCTAAAAGGATTTTTCAATGTACCCAAAGCGGTAAACGAGCCTGTAAAAAGTTACGCTCCTAATTCCCCTGAAAAGGCAAATATTTTATCTGCCTATAAAGAAATGTGGAATTCTAAAGTCGATGTTCCTCTTTATATTGGAAGCGAAGAAATCAAAACCGGAAACACCAAAAACATTACAGCTCCTCACGATCACCAACATGTTGTTGGAACCTATCATTTAGCTGAAAAATCACATGTAGAAAAAGCTATTGCAAACGCATTAGAATCCAGAACTGCATGGGCAAATATGGCTTGGGAACAAAGAGCAGCTATCTTTTTAAAAGCAGCCGAATTAATTGCAGGCCCTTACAGAGCAAAAATCAATGCCGCAACAATGATTGGGCAATCCAAAAATATTCATCAAGCCGAAATTGACTCAGCATGTGAATTGATCGATTTTTTACGTTTCAACGTTGAATTCATGACACAAATCTATGCGGACCAACCAAAATCGGCCTCCGATATGTGGAACCGTTTAGAGTACAGACCACTAGAAGGTTTCGTTTATGCAATCACTCCTTTCAACTTTACAGCTATAGCAGGAAACCTACCTGCAAGTGCCGCTATGATGGGTAATGTTGTCGTATGGAAACCAAGTGACAGCCAAGTATTCTCTGCCAAAGTTATCATCGATGTGTTCAAAGAAGCAGGAGTTCCCGATGGTGTAATCAACGTAGTTTTTGGAGATGCATTGATGATTACCGATACTATTTTGGCAAGTCGTGATTTTGCCGGAATCCACTTTACAGGTTCTACTCATGTATTCAAAGATATTTGGGCAAAAATTGGAACAAACATTAGTCATTACAAAACATACCCAAGAATCGTTGGAGAAACGGGTGGTAAAGATTTCATCATCGCACATCCAAGTGCAAATGTTAAACAAGTAGCTACAGGAATTGTTCGTGGTGCATTCGAATTTCAGGGACAAAAATGTTCTGCTGCTTCGAGAGCTTATATTCCACAAAGTATATGGCCTGCCGTTAAAGAACAATTAATTTTCGACACCAAATCAATGAAAATGGGTTCTCCCGAAGATTTTAGCAACTTTATCACTGCTGTAATTCACGAAGGATCTTTTGATAAATTGGCAAAATATATCGATCAAGCCAAAAATGATGCCGATGCTGAAATTATTGTTGGTGGAAATTACGATAAATCTGTTGGCTACTTTGTAGAACCAACTATCATCGTAACAACAAACCCACATTACACAACAATGGAAACCGAATTATTCGGACCTGTGATCACTATTTATGTTTATGAAGATGCTAAATGGGCTGAAACATTGAAATTGGTTGACACTACATCTGAATACGCTTTAACCGGTGCTGTTTTCAGTCAAGACCGTTACGCTATCGAAGAAGCTACAACTGCTTTGCAAAATGCAGCCGGAAACTTCTACATCAATGACAAACCAACAGGAGCAATTGTTGGAATGCAACCATTTGGAGGAGCAAGAGCTTCAGGAACTAATGACAAAGCAGGTTCTGCATTGAACTTATTCCGTTGGATTTCTCCAAGAACTATCAAAGAAACATTTGTAACTCCAACAGATTACAGATATCCGTTTTTGGGAGAATAAATTCTGATTTAAGATTTTATATAAATAAAAGCCCTCAAATTTCAATGTAAATTTGAGGGCTTACTTTTTTTTAGACCTGACAGGTTTTAAAACCTGTCGGGTCTAACATTAACCTTTTAAACTTTCTACACCACAAACTTCAACGGAAGGTGTACCACTTTTTTAGTCTCAAAAAATTCATCTTCAAAGAAGTCCGAAATATTATATTCAGTTGCTTTCGGAAAATCTTTTAATTCTTCCGTTAAATCACCGCCTTTCAAATAAAGAATACCATTTTTCAATTCGTGTTTATGCTGCTTCTTGATTTTGGTTTTAACCCAAGAAACAAAATCGGGCATATTGGTCACTGCACGGCTCACTATAAAATCAAAATCTCCTTTCACATTTTCGGCACGGATTTGCTCGGCTTTTACATTTTTTAATTCCAAAGCTTCGGCTACGGCTTTTACCACCTTGATTTTCTTCGCAATAACATCAATAAGATAAAAACGGGTTTCGGGAAAAAGAATCGCCAACGGAATTCCCGGAAATCCTCCGCCTGTACCAACATCCAAAACATAAGTTCCGGGCTCAAACTTATTTACTTTGGCAATAGCCAATGAATGCAATACATGTTTGGTATATAACGACTCAATATCTTTACGGGAAATAACGTTGATTTTTTCATTCCAATCGTGGTATAAAAAATCCAACTTTTTAAACTGTTCTATCTGATTATCAGACAGGTTAGGAAAATACTTTAGAATCTCATCCATCTTACAAATTTTTAACAAAAGTACTGCTTTTCGCTTAGAAATATTTAACTCAATATTGCATCTTGAAAATTTATATTGGTTACCTTTGCCGATATTCAAAAATAATACATGAACAACAACGCACCTATATTTGCTAAACAAGATAATTTAAAGTTTTTCAGGACTCTAAATTCTCGAGTTAACAGTTATTTCAAAGAAAATAACATTGAAAAAACTGGAAACTGGAAAATTCATTTAAAGACTGTAATACTTTTTACTGTTTTCCTTGTACCTTATTTTTTGATACTCACTTTAGATATGCCTTTTTGGGCACATCTACTCTTGACCATCGTTATGGGAATTGGAATGGCGGGAATTGGAATGAACGTCATGCACGATGCGAATCACGGATCCTATTCCAACAAAAGCTGGGTTAATAAATTTATGGGAGGAACCATCTATGTATTGGCCGGAAACGTACACAACTGGCAAGTACAGCACAATGTTTTACATCACACTTACACCAATATCATAGGCCATGACGAGGACTTGGAGGCAGGAAGAATCATGCGTTTCTCCAAAGATGCCAAATGGCATAAATTCCACAAATTCCAACAATATTATGCCGTATTTCTATATGGTTTATTGACTTTCAATTGGGCCATCACCACCGATTTCAAGCAAATGCGCAGTTATCTAAAAAGAAAACTGTCCTACGGTGAACCCAAAAACCCAAAAATCCTTTGGACAACATTAATCATCACAAAATTAATTTACATTGCTATCTGGATTGTTTTACCAATGATAATTGGAATCACTTGGTGGAAAGTTTTGGTTGGATTTTTTGTAATGCACTACACCGCCGGATTAATCCTTAGCATTGTTTTCCAATTGGCACACGTAGTTGACGAAGCAGCCAATCCACAACCAAACGAGGTGGGAGAAATGGAAAATACCTGGGCCATTCACCAATTGTTTACCACAGTTAATTTTGCTCCAAAAAACAAGATTGTGAACTGGTACACAGGAGGATTAAACCACCAAATCGAACATCACATTTTTCCTCATATTAGTCATGTTCATTATAGCAAAATTGCAAAAATTGTAAAAGAAACGGCAAAAGAATGTCAATTACCTTATTACGAATACAAAACAATGACAGCAGCTGTTGTTGCCCATTTTAAACATTTAAAAACATTGGGGTTAGAACCCGCATTATAAATAATTATCTAATAGAGAATAAACCAAAAAATTACATTTTAATGAGTAATCCACTTTCAGACAGAATTAACAATTTGGCCACATCACAAACATTGGCGATGGCGGCATTGGCGAGAGAATTAAAAGCGCAAGGAAAAGACATCATCAGTTTAAGTTTAGGTGAGCCTGACTTCAACACGCCTGATTTCATCAAAGAAGCTGCTAAAAAAGCTATCGATGAAAATTACAGCACTTACTCTCCAGTTGATGGTTATGGCGACTTAAAAGATGCCATCTGCAGAAAATTCAAAAGAGACAACGGATTGGATTATAAACCATCTCAAATTGTGGTTTCAACAGGAGCCAAACAATCTTTATACAACATTGCACAAGTAATGCTTAATGACGGTGATGAGGTAATCTTGCCTGCTCCGTATTGGGTATCTTATTTCGAAATCGTAAAATTATCAGGCGGAGTTCCTGTAGAAGTTCCAACTTCTGTAGATACTGATTTTAAAATCACTCCAGAGCAATTGGAAGCAGCTATCACACCAAAAACAAAAATGATGTGGTTCTCTTCTCCTTGTAACCCTTCTGGGTCTGTTTACAACAGAGAAGAATTAACAGCTTTGGCTAAAGTTTTGGAGAAATATCCAAACATTTATGTAGTTGCCGACGAAATCTACGAACACATCAATTTCTCAGGTACTTTCTGCAGTATCGGATCTATTCCTGGAATGTTGGAAAAAACAATCACTGTAAATGGAGTTGCAAAAGCATTCGCAATGACAGGATACAGAATCGGTTATATCGGAGCACCGGAATTCATCGCAAAAGCGTGTACAAAAATCCAAGGTCAAGTAACTTCAGGAGCAAATTCAGTAGCACAACGCGCTACAATTACTGCTGTAGATGCTGATCCAAGCGTGTTGAACCACATGGTTCAGGCATTCCACAGTCGTAGAGATTTAGTTGTTGGATTGTTGAAAGAAATCCCAGGAATTAAAATCAACGTTCCAGAAGGAGCTTTCTATGTATTCCCAGACGTTTCTTCTTTCTTCGGAAAAACATTAAAAGGAAACTTAATCAAAGATGCAAACGACGTTTCTATGTACCTTTTGGCAGAAGCTTGTGTTGCAACTGTAACAGGAGACGCTTTTGGAAATCCAAACTGTATCCGTTTCTCTTACGCAACCAGCGACGACTTGTTGAAAGAAGCATTAAGAAGAATCAAAGAAGCTTTATCTTTTTCTGAAGTAACAGCTTAATATATTTTTAAAAAATTTAAAATCCCAGGTTTCAGGTTTACCGCTTGAAATCTGGGATTTTTTTATGGGGTTCCCTACGGTCTATCCGTTTCAATCTTTTGTTCCAAAAAAAGGAACAAAAGGATTTCCTCTTCTATCCCTAACCCATACGGAATATGAGAAGTCTTTCGTTTCAAAATAAAACCTTCAATTCCAGAAACACTATCCAAAGAAGCAACTACGCAAGCTAAATTCCCATTGAAGATATAAAACACCGAAACTTTTTAAATATCCCTATACATTTTTCTATATTTAGAAGGAGACATATTCATAAATTTCTGGAATTGTCTGTTAAAGAAACTCAAATTATTATACCCCACTTTATACCCAATTTCAGAAATACTTAAATCTGTTGCAATTAGCATTTTACTCGCCATGCTAATTTTATATTCGTTTATGAATTCAAAAAAAGATTTACGGAAAGTCTTTTTGAAAAAACGACAAAATGACTCTTTACTCATTACCACTTTTTTAGAAACCTCTTCCAAACTGATTTGTTGAGAATGATTTTCTTTCACAAAATTATAAATCAAATTAATCCGCTCACTTTCCATTACAGTCAGATTACTTGTAAAACCCTGACCCGCCAAACATTTATAACTTGCATTGGCGGCTAAATCCTGTATAATTTGCAAAAAAGACAAAAGCCTTTCAAAAGGAGGCAAATCTACCAATTGCAATAATTTAGATTCCATTTGGATGGCATCCTCTTTTTCAAAATGAATCCCCCTGACTGCCAACCGAATCAGTTGCCGGATATGCTGAAATTCTTCTTTCTCCAACCAGGGCAACAGTAAATCCTCATCCCACTGAATGATAATGCACCTCACATCCTCTTTTTGCTCTCCAATGGTTTTCCAACAATGCGGTAAATTTGAACCTACCAAAACCAAATCGCCGTACTCAAAACTTCCCATATTATCTCCCACATAACGAATGCCACTACTTCCAAGAATATAAGTAAGTTCATATTGCGGATGGAAATGCCAAGAGGCAATAAATTCTTTTCCCTCAAAAACACTCGTTTTAAAGGAACTCCCCGGAGAGGGACTGATGCTTCTGTATTCGGCTTTCATAAGGAATCGGTTTTAAAATTCTAAAATAATAAAAAAACACTATTTTGAGTCAAAATAGTGTCATAAATTACTTTTATTGTGTAAATAGTGTGTGTTTTAGATTTGTAATATTGTAAAAATAAAAACCGTATTAAAATGACATCAGATATTGCTATCAGAGACATAAAATTATTCAAGGCATCCACAACGCTCAAAAAACCCATTGCAGATGCGACACATACGCTAACCGAAATTGCATTTATCGTTATGCGTATTCAATTAGAAAATGGTGTTATTGGAGAATCCTATTTATTATCTTTTCAATACTCACCAAATGCAATTATTGGGGCGTTGAAAGATATCATTCCGGTGATAAAAGGATACAAAGCCAATGAAACAGGAGCAGTTTATCAAAAACTGGATGATTTAGCCGAGTATTTTGGAAACCAAGGAGTCTTACGATGGGCACAAGCAGCCATCAATATTGCCATGTGGGATGCTTGGGGTAAAACTTTAGGGCAACCCATCCACAAAATATTAGGCACACACAAAGAAAAAGTATCCATTTACGGAAGTGGTGGCTGGATTTCCTATTCTATCGACGAACTTATTGAAGAAGTGACCAATTATGCTAATCGAGGCTTCAAAGCTGTAAAAATCAAAGTAGGTTCACCAAAAGTAAGTACTGATGTAGAGCGTTTGCGCCTTGTTCGTGAAGCCGTTGGGGACAAAGTTGATATTATGATGGATGCGAATCAGGGAATGGACTTGCCATCAGCGATGAAATTGGCCCGTGAAGCCCGAGATTTAAACATTCATTGGTTTGAGGAACCCATTCATCACCAAAATTTTCAAGGTTACGAAATTCTCAAAAACCAAACGGGAATTTCATTAGCCATGGGAGAAAGAGAATTTGACACTTTGCCTTTAAGAGAATTGGCAACTCGAAATGCCTTAGATATTTGGCAGCCAGATATCTTAAGAATTGGCGGTGTGGAAGCTTGGAGAGAAAGTGCCGCATTGGCCAAAAGCTTCAATTTACCAGTATTGCCCCATTATTATAAAGATTATGATGTCCCTTTATTATGTACTATTTCAAACGGTGTGGGAGTGGAATCTTTCGATTGGGTTGACCCTTTAATCGACAACCCTATGATTATCCAAGATGGTTTTGCAAAACCGCACGATTTACCGGGATGGGGATTTAGTTTTATAGATGATCGAATGACCGAAATTAAATTATAAATCATGGCACTAGAAGCATTTTCATTAGCAGGCAAAATCGCTTTGGTTACTGGAGGCGGAACCGGAATTGGATTG belongs to Flavobacterium aquiphilum and includes:
- a CDS encoding fatty acid desaturase family protein; its protein translation is MNNNAPIFAKQDNLKFFRTLNSRVNSYFKENNIEKTGNWKIHLKTVILFTVFLVPYFLILTLDMPFWAHLLLTIVMGIGMAGIGMNVMHDANHGSYSNKSWVNKFMGGTIYVLAGNVHNWQVQHNVLHHTYTNIIGHDEDLEAGRIMRFSKDAKWHKFHKFQQYYAVFLYGLLTFNWAITTDFKQMRSYLKRKLSYGEPKNPKILWTTLIITKLIYIAIWIVLPMIIGITWWKVLVGFFVMHYTAGLILSIVFQLAHVVDEAANPQPNEVGEMENTWAIHQLFTTVNFAPKNKIVNWYTGGLNHQIEHHIFPHISHVHYSKIAKIVKETAKECQLPYYEYKTMTAAVVAHFKHLKTLGLEPAL
- the pruA gene encoding L-glutamate gamma-semialdehyde dehydrogenase; translation: MLKGFFNVPKAVNEPVKSYAPNSPEKANILSAYKEMWNSKVDVPLYIGSEEIKTGNTKNITAPHDHQHVVGTYHLAEKSHVEKAIANALESRTAWANMAWEQRAAIFLKAAELIAGPYRAKINAATMIGQSKNIHQAEIDSACELIDFLRFNVEFMTQIYADQPKSASDMWNRLEYRPLEGFVYAITPFNFTAIAGNLPASAAMMGNVVVWKPSDSQVFSAKVIIDVFKEAGVPDGVINVVFGDALMITDTILASRDFAGIHFTGSTHVFKDIWAKIGTNISHYKTYPRIVGETGGKDFIIAHPSANVKQVATGIVRGAFEFQGQKCSAASRAYIPQSIWPAVKEQLIFDTKSMKMGSPEDFSNFITAVIHEGSFDKLAKYIDQAKNDADAEIIVGGNYDKSVGYFVEPTIIVTTNPHYTTMETELFGPVITIYVYEDAKWAETLKLVDTTSEYALTGAVFSQDRYAIEEATTALQNAAGNFYINDKPTGAIVGMQPFGGARASGTNDKAGSALNLFRWISPRTIKETFVTPTDYRYPFLGE
- a CDS encoding AraC family transcriptional regulator translates to MKAEYRSISPSPGSSFKTSVFEGKEFIASWHFHPQYELTYILGSSGIRYVGDNMGSFEYGDLVLVGSNLPHCWKTIGEQKEDVRCIIIQWDEDLLLPWLEKEEFQHIRQLIRLAVRGIHFEKEDAIQMESKLLQLVDLPPFERLLSFLQIIQDLAANASYKCLAGQGFTSNLTVMESERINLIYNFVKENHSQQISLEEVSKKVVMSKESFCRFFKKTFRKSFFEFINEYKISMASKMLIATDLSISEIGYKVGYNNLSFFNRQFQKFMNMSPSKYRKMYRDI
- the rsmG gene encoding 16S rRNA (guanine(527)-N(7))-methyltransferase RsmG yields the protein MDEILKYFPNLSDNQIEQFKKLDFLYHDWNEKINVISRKDIESLYTKHVLHSLAIAKVNKFEPGTYVLDVGTGGGFPGIPLAILFPETRFYLIDVIAKKIKVVKAVAEALELKNVKAEQIRAENVKGDFDFIVSRAVTNMPDFVSWVKTKIKKQHKHELKNGILYLKGGDLTEELKDFPKATEYNISDFFEDEFFETKKVVHLPLKFVV
- a CDS encoding pyridoxal phosphate-dependent aminotransferase, giving the protein MSNPLSDRINNLATSQTLAMAALARELKAQGKDIISLSLGEPDFNTPDFIKEAAKKAIDENYSTYSPVDGYGDLKDAICRKFKRDNGLDYKPSQIVVSTGAKQSLYNIAQVMLNDGDEVILPAPYWVSYFEIVKLSGGVPVEVPTSVDTDFKITPEQLEAAITPKTKMMWFSSPCNPSGSVYNREELTALAKVLEKYPNIYVVADEIYEHINFSGTFCSIGSIPGMLEKTITVNGVAKAFAMTGYRIGYIGAPEFIAKACTKIQGQVTSGANSVAQRATITAVDADPSVLNHMVQAFHSRRDLVVGLLKEIPGIKINVPEGAFYVFPDVSSFFGKTLKGNLIKDANDVSMYLLAEACVATVTGDAFGNPNCIRFSYATSDDLLKEALRRIKEALSFSEVTA